The Streptomyces sp. DH-12 genome has a window encoding:
- a CDS encoding GNAT family N-acetyltransferase yields the protein MGVAIRTAGGDDRELVVRLLDEAFQDDPVSSWVFPGAEYRRRMHHRLMAAFTDVTLAEGRVDLVEDGSACALWTSVPAGDPGHGAEAEGEDEFAELRRAVDPDNERVELIGWLTAGVHPRDRAHEYLWMIGVVPGRQGEGLGTALIGSVLDRCDREARAAYLEASSGRSVRLYRRLGFEPTGEPLRLPDGPLMYPMWREPRPSGPQG from the coding sequence ATGGGCGTGGCGATCCGGACGGCCGGCGGGGACGACCGGGAGCTGGTGGTCCGGCTGCTGGACGAGGCGTTCCAGGACGATCCGGTCAGCAGCTGGGTGTTCCCGGGCGCGGAGTACCGCCGCAGGATGCACCACCGGCTCATGGCCGCCTTCACCGACGTCACCCTCGCCGAGGGGCGCGTCGACCTCGTCGAGGACGGCTCGGCGTGCGCCCTGTGGACGTCCGTGCCGGCGGGGGACCCGGGCCATGGCGCAGAGGCCGAGGGCGAGGACGAGTTCGCCGAGCTGCGCCGGGCCGTCGACCCGGACAACGAGCGGGTGGAGCTGATCGGCTGGCTCACCGCGGGCGTCCACCCGCGGGACCGCGCCCACGAGTACCTGTGGATGATCGGCGTGGTTCCCGGCCGGCAGGGCGAGGGACTCGGCACCGCGCTGATCGGCTCCGTCCTCGACCGCTGTGACCGTGAGGCGCGCGCCGCGTACCTGGAGGCGAGCAGCGGACGCAGCGTCCGCCTGTACCGCCGCCTCGGCTTCGAGCCCACCGGCGAACCCCTGCGCCTCCCGGACGGCCCCCTGATGTACCCCATGTGGCGAGAGCCCCGCCCCAGCGGCCCGCAGGGCTGA
- a CDS encoding family 2 encapsulin nanocompartment cargo protein polyprenyl transferase, with translation MTESMARPTTGRPEQRTARTAPDSVPGPDRHTGDGHEAAVLLERTRAAVDPVLRTALGSLPAPMRRVALYHFGWQNADGTPAGGGSGKAIRPALVLAAASALGGPAARTAALRAAAAVELVHNFTLVHDDVMDRDTTRRHRPTAWAVFGDADAILVGDALQALALRLLAEDPHPAAPAAAARLAQCVVELCAGQHADTAMERRPPDEVTLGETLAMAESKTGALLGCACAVGALYADAGDAEVAAMDAFGREAGLAFQLIDDVIGTWGDPRRTGKPAGADLAARKKSLPVVAALTSGTPAAAELAAAYAAPHQEGDVERLTRLVERAGGRDWAQTQAADRMARAMQEVARAVPDPEAAGGLLALAEFVTRRTT, from the coding sequence ATGACGGAGTCCATGGCCCGGCCCACGACGGGCCGGCCGGAGCAGCGCACGGCACGCACCGCGCCCGACAGCGTGCCCGGACCGGACCGGCACACCGGGGACGGGCACGAGGCGGCCGTCCTGCTGGAGCGCACCAGGGCCGCGGTCGACCCGGTGCTGCGCACGGCCCTCGGGTCCCTGCCCGCCCCGATGCGCCGCGTCGCGCTCTACCACTTCGGCTGGCAGAACGCGGACGGCACCCCGGCCGGCGGAGGCTCGGGCAAGGCGATCAGGCCCGCCCTGGTGCTCGCGGCGGCCTCCGCCCTGGGCGGCCCCGCCGCCCGGACGGCGGCCCTGCGGGCGGCGGCCGCGGTCGAACTGGTCCACAACTTCACGCTCGTCCACGACGACGTGATGGACCGGGACACCACCCGCCGCCACCGCCCCACAGCGTGGGCGGTGTTCGGGGACGCCGACGCGATCCTCGTGGGGGACGCCCTCCAGGCGCTCGCCCTGCGGCTGCTCGCCGAGGACCCCCACCCGGCCGCCCCGGCCGCGGCGGCCCGGCTCGCCCAGTGCGTGGTCGAACTGTGCGCCGGGCAGCACGCGGACACGGCCATGGAACGGCGCCCGCCCGACGAGGTCACCCTGGGGGAGACCCTCGCCATGGCCGAGTCCAAGACCGGGGCGCTGCTCGGCTGCGCCTGCGCCGTCGGCGCGCTGTACGCGGACGCCGGGGACGCGGAGGTGGCGGCGATGGACGCGTTCGGGCGGGAGGCCGGGCTGGCGTTCCAGCTGATCGACGACGTGATCGGCACCTGGGGCGACCCGCGCCGCACCGGCAAGCCGGCCGGCGCGGACCTCGCCGCCCGCAAGAAGTCACTGCCGGTCGTCGCCGCGCTCACCTCCGGCACGCCGGCAGCGGCGGAGCTGGCCGCCGCGTACGCCGCCCCGCACCAGGAGGGAGACGTCGAACGCCTCACCCGGCTCGTGGAGCGGGCCGGCGGGCGCGACTGGGCGCAGACCCAGGCCGCGGACCGGATGGCCCGCGCGATGCAGGAGGTGGCCCGAGCGGTGCCGGACCCGGAGGCGGCGGGAGGGCTGCTGGCCCTGGCCGAGTTCGTGACCCGGCGCACCACCTGA
- a CDS encoding family 2B encapsulin nanocompartment shell protein, giving the protein MSAGEEVRTEQTRQQQSLGTAAARNLATTTKSVPQMQEISSRWLLRMLPWVDVQGGTYRVNRRLTYAVGDGRLTFVKTGDRVEIIPAELGELPVLRDYEDEEVLTELASRCRQREIEAGQVIASFGSQADEVYLLAHGRVERVGTGPYGEDESLGVLADGAYFGEQALQDDDAIWEYTVRTLTACTVLVLPRDAVDQVAERSESLREHLRRRVDLPRQRTNKYGEKEIDLAAGHSGEPDIPHTFVDYEARPREYELSVAQTVLRIHTRVADLYNQPMNQTEQQIRLTVEALKERQEHELVNNRDFGLLHNCEYDQRIQPHDGVPGPDDMDELLSRRRGTRLLLAHPRAIAAFGRELNRRGLVPETVDVGGNRIPTWRGVPIYPCNKIPVTEARTTSIIALRTGEEEQGVIGLRAAGIPDEIEPSLSVRFMGINEQAIIKYLVTAYYSAAVLVPDALGVLENVEIGRWR; this is encoded by the coding sequence ATGTCGGCAGGCGAAGAGGTTCGCACGGAGCAGACCAGGCAGCAGCAGAGCCTCGGTACGGCCGCGGCGCGGAACCTGGCCACCACCACCAAGTCCGTGCCGCAGATGCAGGAGATCAGCTCCCGCTGGCTGCTGCGGATGCTGCCCTGGGTCGACGTGCAGGGCGGCACGTACCGGGTCAACCGGCGGCTCACCTACGCCGTGGGCGACGGCCGGCTCACGTTCGTGAAGACGGGCGACCGGGTGGAGATCATCCCCGCCGAGCTGGGCGAACTGCCGGTGCTGCGCGACTACGAGGACGAGGAGGTGCTCACCGAGCTGGCCTCCCGCTGCCGGCAGCGGGAGATCGAGGCCGGCCAGGTCATCGCCTCCTTCGGCAGCCAGGCCGACGAGGTGTACCTGCTGGCGCACGGCAGGGTGGAGCGCGTCGGCACCGGCCCCTACGGCGAGGACGAGTCGCTCGGGGTGCTCGCCGACGGCGCCTACTTCGGCGAACAGGCCCTCCAGGACGACGACGCCATCTGGGAGTACACGGTCCGCACCCTCACCGCCTGCACGGTCCTGGTGCTGCCCCGCGACGCGGTCGACCAGGTCGCCGAGCGGTCCGAGTCCCTGCGCGAGCACCTGCGCCGGCGGGTCGACCTCCCGCGGCAGCGCACCAACAAGTACGGCGAGAAGGAGATCGACCTCGCGGCCGGCCACAGCGGCGAGCCGGACATCCCGCACACGTTCGTCGACTACGAGGCCCGGCCCCGCGAGTACGAACTGAGCGTCGCCCAGACCGTGCTGCGCATCCACACGCGCGTCGCCGACCTCTACAACCAGCCGATGAACCAGACGGAGCAGCAGATCCGGCTGACGGTGGAGGCGCTGAAGGAGCGCCAGGAGCACGAGCTCGTCAACAACCGCGACTTCGGCCTGCTGCACAACTGCGAGTACGACCAGCGGATCCAGCCGCACGACGGCGTGCCCGGCCCGGACGACATGGACGAACTGCTCAGCCGGCGCCGCGGCACCCGGCTGCTGCTCGCCCACCCGCGCGCCATCGCCGCGTTCGGCCGCGAGCTCAACAGGCGGGGACTCGTCCCGGAGACCGTCGACGTGGGCGGCAACCGCATCCCCACCTGGCGGGGCGTGCCGATCTACCCGTGCAACAAGATCCCGGTGACCGAGGCCCGCACCACCTCCATCATCGCGCTGCGCACCGGCGAGGAGGAGCAGGGCGTCATCGGCCTGCGGGCGGCCGGCATCCCCGACGAGATCGAGCCGAGCCTGTCCGTGCGGTTCATGGGCATCAACGAACAGGCCATCATCAAGTACCTGGTCACGGCCTACTACTCGGCAGCGGTGCTGGTCCCGGACGCGCTGGGCGTCCTGGAGAACGTCGAGATCGGCCGGTGGCGGTGA
- a CDS encoding N-acetylmuramoyl-L-alanine amidase: MAPPMSASAFLRALKAEGLTVVEVGDWRGHNRNHKGPWGPVHGVMIHHTVTKGSARTVDICRRGYSGLPGPLCHGVITKDGRVHLVGYGRANHAGLGDDDVLRAVIAEKKTFPPDNEANTDGNRHFYGFECENLGDGKDPWPAAQLEAIEKAAAAVCRYHGWNEQSVIGHLEWQPGKVDPRGFTMNAMRKRIRDRLK; the protein is encoded by the coding sequence ATGGCCCCACCCATGTCCGCGAGCGCGTTCCTGCGCGCTCTCAAGGCCGAGGGTCTCACGGTCGTCGAGGTCGGCGACTGGCGCGGCCACAACCGGAACCACAAGGGCCCCTGGGGGCCGGTGCACGGTGTGATGATCCATCACACCGTGACCAAGGGCAGCGCCAGGACGGTGGACATCTGCCGCAGGGGTTACTCGGGCCTGCCCGGCCCGCTGTGCCACGGCGTGATCACCAAGGACGGCCGGGTGCATCTCGTCGGCTACGGCCGGGCCAACCACGCGGGGCTCGGTGACGACGACGTGCTGCGGGCGGTGATCGCCGAGAAGAAGACGTTCCCGCCGGACAACGAGGCCAACACCGACGGCAACCGGCACTTCTACGGCTTCGAGTGCGAGAACCTCGGCGACGGCAAGGACCCGTGGCCGGCGGCGCAGCTGGAGGCCATCGAGAAGGCCGCGGCGGCGGTCTGCCGGTACCACGGCTGGAACGAACAGTCGGTCATCGGCCACCTGGAGTGGCAGCCGGGCAAGGTGGACCCGCGCGGATTCACCATGAACGCGATGCGCAAGCGGATCCGTGACCGTCTGAAGTGA
- a CDS encoding pyridoxal-phosphate dependent enzyme, with the protein MARVTSSDAPGPAALAALRPRLPSPLEETVDARFERHGVRLLLKRDDLVHPELVGNKWRKLAPNLAAARGRTVVTFGGAYSNHLRATAAAGRLLGLPTVGVVRGEELAGRPLNPSLARCAADGMRLHFVQRSVYRRTTEPDTLAAVLRAADAEDAYVVPEGGSNAAAVRGCVDLGGELTGAADVAAVACGTGGTLAGLAAGLAGSARVLGIPVLKGGFLGARIRALQTEAFGGPRGDWSLDERFHCGGYARVPAHLEAFAADFEQRHGVPVERVYVAKLLHALVILAGEGAFPRGSTVAAVVTGRPFP; encoded by the coding sequence ATGGCGCGCGTGACCAGCTCCGACGCCCCCGGCCCCGCCGCCCTGGCCGCCCTGCGCCCGCGGCTCCCCTCGCCGCTGGAGGAGACCGTCGACGCGCGGTTCGAGCGGCACGGGGTGCGGCTGCTGCTGAAGCGGGACGACCTCGTCCATCCCGAGCTGGTCGGCAACAAGTGGCGCAAGCTCGCCCCGAACCTCGCGGCGGCCCGCGGGCGGACGGTGGTCACGTTCGGCGGGGCGTACTCGAACCATCTGCGGGCCACGGCCGCCGCCGGCCGGCTGCTCGGTCTGCCCACGGTGGGCGTGGTGCGCGGCGAGGAACTCGCCGGACGGCCGCTCAATCCGTCGCTGGCGCGGTGCGCGGCCGACGGCATGCGGCTGCACTTCGTCCAGCGGTCGGTGTACCGCCGCACGACCGAGCCGGACACCCTCGCGGCCGTGCTGCGCGCGGCGGACGCGGAGGACGCGTACGTCGTGCCCGAGGGCGGCAGCAACGCCGCCGCGGTGCGCGGGTGCGTGGATCTCGGCGGGGAGCTGACGGGGGCGGCGGACGTGGCCGCGGTGGCCTGCGGCACCGGCGGCACGCTCGCGGGGCTGGCCGCCGGGCTCGCCGGCAGCGCGCGCGTCCTCGGCATACCGGTGCTCAAGGGCGGTTTCCTCGGCGCGCGGATACGGGCGCTGCAGACGGAGGCGTTCGGCGGGCCGCGCGGGGACTGGAGCCTGGACGAGCGGTTCCACTGCGGCGGCTACGCGCGCGTCCCGGCGCACCTCGAGGCGTTCGCCGCGGACTTCGAACAGCGCCACGGCGTCCCCGTGGAACGTGTCTATGTCGCCAAGTTGCTTCATGCCCTTGTCATCCTGGCCGGAGAGGGCGCCTTCCCGCGCGGGAGCACGGTCGCCGCGGTCGTCACCGGACGTCCGTTCCCGTGA
- a CDS encoding anti-sigma regulatory factor: MSQIAGEPATQDFVEVRLPAAGAYLSVLRTATAGLAARLDFTLDEIEDLRIAVDEACAILLQQAVPGSVLSCIFRLVDDSLEVTVSAPTTDGHAPSRDTFAWTVLSALAGKVSSAVDEDKTVSISLYKQRGAGPGPA, from the coding sequence GTGTCCCAGATCGCAGGCGAGCCCGCGACCCAGGACTTCGTGGAAGTCCGGCTGCCGGCCGCGGGGGCCTACCTGTCGGTGCTGCGTACGGCCACGGCCGGCCTCGCGGCCCGTTTGGACTTCACCCTCGACGAGATCGAGGACCTGCGCATCGCGGTCGACGAGGCCTGCGCGATCCTGCTGCAGCAGGCCGTGCCGGGGTCGGTGCTCAGTTGCATCTTCCGGCTCGTCGACGACTCGCTGGAGGTCACCGTCTCGGCGCCCACCACGGACGGCCACGCCCCCTCGCGGGACACCTTCGCCTGGACCGTGCTGTCCGCGCTCGCGGGCAAGGTCTCCTCGGCCGTGGACGAGGACAAGACCGTGTCGATCAGCCTCTACAAACAGCGCGGCGCGGGACCCGGGCCGGCGTGA
- a CDS encoding RNA polymerase sigma factor SigF codes for MRDEERGTRELPAERVPDGIDGIPEQARPHPEDDSARDVRPGGGQAGGAVRGTSAAGPAAPGGDAPARAEPAAGDEASARGRATGGTMSEHEREAEERAAPASGARGAPGVPGTHAHHDPQDRSGARALFLELRTLEDGTPEYAELRNRLVRMHLPLVEHLARRFRNRGEPLDDLTQVATIGLIKSVDRFDPDRGVEFSTYATPTVVGEIKRHFRDKGWAVRVPRRLQELRLALTTATAELSQLHGRSPTVHELAQKLAISEEEVLEGLESANAYSTLSLDVPDTDDESPAVADTLGAEDEALEGVEYRESLKPLLEGLPPREKRILLLRFFGNMTQSQIAQEVGISQMHVSRLLARTLAQLREKLLVEE; via the coding sequence GTGCGGGACGAAGAACGCGGCACACGGGAGCTGCCGGCCGAGCGCGTGCCGGACGGCATCGACGGCATCCCCGAGCAGGCCCGGCCGCATCCGGAGGACGACTCCGCCAGGGACGTCCGGCCGGGCGGCGGGCAGGCCGGCGGTGCCGTGCGGGGCACGTCCGCGGCCGGACCGGCCGCTCCCGGCGGGGACGCCCCCGCCCGGGCCGAGCCGGCGGCGGGGGACGAGGCGAGCGCTCGGGGAAGGGCGACGGGCGGGACGATGAGCGAGCACGAGCGAGAGGCCGAGGAGCGGGCGGCGCCTGCCTCCGGCGCACGGGGCGCACCGGGTGTGCCGGGCACGCACGCGCACCACGACCCGCAGGACCGCAGCGGGGCGCGCGCCCTCTTCCTCGAGCTGCGCACGCTGGAGGACGGCACTCCGGAGTACGCGGAGCTGCGCAACCGTCTGGTGCGGATGCACCTGCCGCTCGTCGAGCACCTGGCGCGCCGCTTCCGCAACCGCGGCGAGCCGCTGGACGACCTCACCCAGGTCGCCACCATCGGGCTGATCAAGTCCGTCGACCGCTTCGACCCGGACCGCGGCGTGGAGTTCTCCACGTACGCCACCCCGACGGTCGTCGGCGAGATCAAGCGGCACTTCCGCGACAAGGGCTGGGCGGTGCGCGTGCCGCGGCGGCTCCAGGAGCTGCGGCTGGCGCTCACCACGGCCACGGCGGAGCTGTCCCAGCTGCACGGCCGCTCCCCCACGGTGCACGAGCTGGCGCAGAAGCTGGCCATCTCCGAGGAGGAGGTCCTGGAGGGCCTGGAGTCGGCGAACGCCTACTCCACGCTGTCCCTGGACGTCCCCGACACCGACGACGAGTCCCCGGCGGTCGCCGACACCCTCGGCGCGGAGGACGAGGCGCTGGAGGGCGTGGAGTACCGGGAGTCGCTCAAGCCGCTGCTGGAGGGCCTCCCGCCGCGCGAGAAGCGGATCCTGCTGCTGCGCTTCTTCGGCAACATGACCCAGTCGCAGATCGCGCAGGAGGTCGGCATCTCGCAGATGCACGTCTCCCGGCTGCTGGCCCGCACCCTGGCCCAGCTGCGGGAGAAGCTGCTCGTCGAGGAGTGA
- a CDS encoding diacylglycerol kinase family protein encodes MRALLVVNPAATTTSARTRDVLIHALASEMKLDAVTTEYRGHARDLGRQAAESGEIDLVVALGGDGTVNEVVNGLLHAGPDPERLPGLAVVPGGSTNVFARALGLPNQPVEATGALLDALREGRERTVGLGLTSGTPGTEDEAVPARWFTFNAGLGFDAGVVGRVEQQRERGRRSTHALYMRQVVRQLLGDPHRRHGMITLDLVGEEPVEDLVLSIVSNTSPWTFLGNRPIYASPRASFDAGLDLFGLTRMSTAAVARYGTQLLTSSPERGPRGKHAVSRHDLTRFTLHSKVPLPLQMDGDHLGLRTSVTFTGVRRALRVIV; translated from the coding sequence ATGCGTGCACTCCTCGTGGTCAACCCGGCGGCAACCACCACCAGTGCGCGCACGCGCGACGTGCTGATCCACGCGCTCGCCAGCGAGATGAAGCTGGACGCGGTGACCACCGAGTACCGCGGACACGCGCGCGACCTGGGCCGGCAGGCGGCGGAGAGCGGCGAGATCGACCTGGTGGTCGCCCTGGGCGGCGACGGCACGGTGAACGAGGTGGTCAACGGCCTGCTGCACGCGGGGCCCGACCCGGAGCGCCTGCCCGGTCTCGCCGTGGTCCCCGGCGGCTCCACCAACGTCTTCGCCCGCGCCCTGGGGCTGCCCAACCAGCCCGTGGAGGCGACCGGCGCGCTGCTGGACGCCCTGCGCGAGGGCCGGGAGCGGACCGTGGGCCTGGGGCTGACCTCGGGCACTCCCGGCACCGAGGACGAGGCGGTGCCGGCCCGCTGGTTCACCTTCAACGCGGGGCTGGGCTTCGACGCCGGCGTGGTCGGCCGGGTGGAGCAGCAGCGGGAGCGGGGCCGGAGGTCGACCCACGCGCTGTACATGCGCCAGGTGGTGCGTCAACTGCTGGGCGACCCGCACCGTCGGCACGGAATGATCACATTGGATCTCGTGGGCGAGGAGCCGGTCGAGGACCTGGTGCTGTCCATAGTCTCGAACACCTCGCCGTGGACGTTCCTCGGCAACCGCCCGATCTACGCGTCGCCCCGGGCGTCGTTCGACGCGGGACTCGATCTCTTCGGTCTCACGCGGATGTCCACCGCCGCGGTTGCCCGGTATGGCACGCAGTTGCTCACTTCGTCCCCGGAGCGCGGCCCCCGCGGCAAGCACGCGGTGTCGCGGCACGATCTGACACGCTTCACCTTGCATTCGAAGGTGCCACTGCCCCTTCAGATGGACGGTGACCACCTGGGGCTGCGTACGAGCGTGACGTTCACAGGCGTACGCCGTGCACTGCGTGTGATTGTGTGA
- a CDS encoding WhiB family transcriptional regulator: protein MDWRHNAVCREEDPELFFPIGNTGPALLQIEEAKAVCRRCPVIEQCLQWALESGQDSGVWGGLSEDERRAMKRRAARNRARQASA from the coding sequence ATGGACTGGCGTCACAACGCCGTTTGCCGCGAAGAAGACCCCGAGCTCTTCTTCCCCATCGGCAACACCGGTCCCGCGCTGCTGCAGATCGAGGAAGCCAAGGCCGTCTGCCGCCGCTGCCCGGTGATCGAGCAGTGCCTGCAGTGGGCGCTCGAGTCCGGTCAGGACTCCGGCGTCTGGGGTGGTCTCAGCGAGGACGAGCGTCGCGCGATGAAGCGCCGCGCTGCCCGCAACCGGGCGCGTCAGGCCTCCGCCTGA
- a CDS encoding PAS domain-containing sensor histidine kinase — MNELVRQHTALDDTDLEWLHLLVSEWQLLSDLSFADLVLWVPTRDGTRYVSVAQMRPNTGPTSYQDDMVGHLVPRGRRPMLDAALDEGRIVREGDPEWREEVPVRVESIPVRREGRVLGVIARNTNLLTVRTPSRLELTYLQSASDLAQMIAAGAFPFANQQLEMDASPRVGDGLIRLDADGVVQYASPNALSAYHRLGLAADLVGHHLGRTTAELAPSRGPVDEALAKVASGWAPREFEIESGDGVIQFRAIPLKPKGTRIGSLVLLRDVTELRRRERELITKDATIREIHHRVKNNLQTVAALLRLQARRIGSERGRAALEEAVRRVGSIAIVHETLSQNLDERVEFDEIADRVLAMVAEISPGKVTGRRSGRFGILDAEVATPLSMVLTEVLQNALEHGFREGETGTVEVSAVRGGTSREARLLVTVQDDGVGLPEGFDPHTAGNLGLQIVRTLVEGELGGAFDMVPAPERGTRVILDIPVQSHA; from the coding sequence ATGAACGAACTCGTACGCCAGCACACCGCCCTCGACGACACCGACCTCGAGTGGCTCCACCTGCTGGTCTCGGAGTGGCAGCTGCTCTCCGACCTCTCCTTCGCCGACCTGGTGCTGTGGGTCCCCACCCGCGACGGCACGCGCTACGTCTCCGTCGCCCAGATGCGGCCCAACACCGGCCCGACCTCCTACCAGGACGACATGGTCGGCCACCTGGTCCCGCGCGGCCGCCGGCCCATGCTGGACGCGGCCCTGGACGAGGGCCGCATCGTGCGTGAGGGCGACCCGGAGTGGCGGGAGGAGGTTCCGGTCCGCGTCGAGTCCATCCCGGTACGGCGCGAGGGGCGGGTCCTCGGCGTCATCGCGCGCAACACCAACCTGCTCACCGTGCGCACCCCGAGCCGGCTGGAGCTCACCTATCTGCAGAGCGCCTCGGACCTCGCGCAGATGATCGCGGCGGGCGCTTTCCCGTTCGCGAACCAGCAGCTGGAGATGGACGCCTCGCCACGGGTCGGCGACGGCCTGATCCGGCTCGACGCCGACGGCGTGGTCCAGTACGCGTCGCCCAACGCCCTGTCCGCCTACCACCGGCTGGGCCTGGCCGCGGACCTGGTGGGCCATCACCTCGGGCGGACCACCGCCGAACTGGCGCCCTCGCGCGGGCCGGTGGACGAGGCGCTGGCCAAGGTCGCGAGCGGCTGGGCGCCCCGCGAGTTCGAGATCGAGTCCGGCGACGGCGTGATCCAGTTCCGCGCGATCCCGCTCAAGCCCAAGGGCACCCGCATCGGTTCGCTGGTGCTGCTCCGGGACGTGACCGAACTGCGCCGCCGCGAACGAGAGTTGATCACCAAGGACGCCACCATCCGGGAGATCCACCACCGGGTGAAGAACAACCTCCAGACGGTGGCCGCGCTGCTGCGGCTCCAGGCCCGACGGATCGGGTCGGAACGCGGGCGCGCGGCGCTGGAGGAGGCCGTGCGGCGGGTCGGGTCCATCGCCATCGTCCACGAGACGCTGTCCCAGAACCTGGACGAGCGGGTGGAGTTCGACGAGATCGCCGACCGGGTGCTCGCCATGGTCGCCGAGATCTCCCCGGGCAAGGTCACCGGCCGGCGTTCGGGCCGCTTCGGGATACTCGACGCCGAGGTGGCCACGCCGCTGTCGATGGTGCTGACCGAGGTGCTGCAGAACGCCCTGGAGCACGGCTTCCGCGAGGGCGAGACCGGCACCGTCGAGGTGTCGGCGGTGCGCGGCGGCACCTCCCGGGAGGCGCGTCTGCTGGTCACCGTGCAGGACGACGGGGTGGGGCTGCCCGAGGGGTTCGACCCGCACACCGCGGGCAACCTCGGCCTGCAGATCGTACGGACGCTGGTGGAGGGGGAGTTGGGCGGCGCCTTCGACATGGTGCCGGCGCCGGAGCGAGGGACCCGGGTGATCCTCGACATCCCGGTGCAGTCCCACGCGTAG
- the nagB gene encoding glucosamine-6-phosphate deaminase, which produces MEVVIVADAQAGGELVAEAMAQLLRRKPDALLGVATGSTPLPVYEALAAKVRAGAVDTSRARVAQLDEYVGLPADHPESYRSVLRREVLDPLGIPVDAFLGPDGTAEDVQAACERYDRELAEAGGVDLQLLGIGTDGHIGFNEPCSSLVSRTRIKTLTEQTRADNARFFDGDVDQVPHHVITQGIGTILEARHLVLLATGEGKADAVAATVEGPVAAVCPASALQLHPHATVVADEAAASKLKLADYFRHTYAGKPEWQGI; this is translated from the coding sequence GTGGAAGTTGTCATCGTCGCGGACGCCCAGGCGGGCGGCGAGCTCGTCGCCGAGGCCATGGCCCAGCTGCTGCGACGCAAGCCCGACGCCCTGCTCGGCGTGGCCACCGGTTCCACGCCGCTGCCCGTCTACGAGGCGCTGGCGGCGAAGGTCCGCGCCGGCGCCGTGGACACCTCCCGCGCGCGGGTGGCCCAGCTCGACGAGTACGTGGGGCTGCCCGCCGACCACCCCGAGTCCTACCGCTCGGTGCTCCGGCGCGAGGTCCTCGACCCGCTCGGCATCCCGGTGGACGCCTTCCTGGGCCCCGACGGCACGGCCGAGGACGTCCAGGCCGCGTGCGAGCGCTACGACCGGGAGCTGGCCGAGGCCGGCGGTGTGGACCTCCAGCTCCTCGGCATCGGCACCGACGGCCACATCGGGTTCAACGAGCCGTGCTCCTCGCTCGTCTCGCGCACCCGGATCAAGACCCTGACCGAGCAGACCCGGGCGGACAACGCCCGCTTCTTCGACGGCGACGTCGACCAGGTCCCGCACCACGTCATCACCCAGGGCATCGGCACCATCCTGGAGGCCCGGCACCTGGTACTGCTGGCCACCGGCGAAGGCAAGGCGGACGCGGTCGCCGCCACCGTCGAGGGCCCGGTCGCGGCGGTGTGCCCGGCGTCCGCGCTGCAGCTGCACCCGCACGCCACCGTGGTGGCCGACGAGGCCGCCGCCTCCAAGCTGAAGCTCGCCGACTACTTCCGGCACACCTACGCCGGCAAGCCGGAGTGGCAGGGCATCTGA
- a CDS encoding GntR family transcriptional regulator produces the protein MSTDVSSAENEGGTVVRTARVPKYYRLKKHLLDMTETAPPGTPVPPERTLAAEFDTSRTTVRQALQELVVEGRLERIQGKGTFVAKPKVSQALQLTSYTEDMRAQGLEPTSQLLDLGYVTADDRLAGLLDIAAGGRVLRIERLRMANGEPMAIETTHLSAKRFPALRRSLAKYTSLYTALAEVYDVHLAEAEETIETSLATPREAGLLGTDVGLPMLMLSRHSLDREGQPVEWVRSVYRGDRYKFVARLKRPQD, from the coding sequence ATGAGCACCGACGTCAGCAGTGCGGAGAACGAGGGCGGGACCGTTGTCCGTACGGCGCGCGTGCCCAAGTACTACCGGCTGAAGAAGCACCTGCTCGACATGACCGAGACCGCGCCTCCCGGCACGCCGGTCCCGCCCGAGCGCACGCTGGCGGCCGAGTTCGACACCTCGCGCACCACCGTGCGCCAGGCGTTGCAGGAACTGGTGGTCGAGGGCCGTCTGGAGCGGATCCAGGGCAAGGGCACCTTCGTCGCCAAGCCCAAGGTGTCCCAGGCGCTCCAGCTCACCTCGTACACCGAGGACATGCGCGCCCAGGGCCTGGAGCCGACCTCGCAGCTCCTCGACCTCGGGTACGTCACGGCCGACGACCGGCTGGCCGGCCTGCTCGACATCGCCGCCGGCGGCCGGGTGCTGCGCATCGAGCGGCTGCGCATGGCGAACGGCGAGCCGATGGCCATCGAGACCACCCACCTCAGCGCCAAGCGCTTCCCGGCGCTGCGCCGCAGCCTGGCCAAGTACACCTCCCTCTACACCGCCCTCGCCGAGGTGTACGACGTCCATCTCGCGGAGGCCGAGGAGACCATCGAGACGTCCCTGGCCACGCCGCGCGAGGCGGGCCTGCTCGGCACCGACGTCGGCCTGCCGATGCTGATGCTGTCCCGGCACTCGCTCGACCGTGAGGGGCAGCCCGTGGAGTGGGTGCGGTCGGTGTACCGGGGCGACCGGTACAAGTTCGTCGCGCGTCTCAAGCGCCCGCAGGACTGA